The proteins below are encoded in one region of Methanosarcina barkeri 3:
- a CDS encoding MBL fold metallo-hydrolase — MEQAHGHICLYLHKFKTLIAGDALFLQDGELIISRPMATLDMEQAKKSVKKLLNYDIDKVVCYHGGVYKDNIKETLKKYRLTEIFMS; from the coding sequence TTGGAACAGGCTCATGGTCATATCTGCTTGTACTTGCATAAATTTAAAACCTTGATTGCAGGTGATGCTTTGTTCCTTCAAGACGGTGAACTTATTATTTCACGTCCAATGGCTACTCTTGATATGGAACAGGCGAAGAAATCTGTAAAAAAGCTCCTTAATTATGATATTGACAAAGTCGTCTGTTATCATGGTGGTGTATATAAAGATAATATTAAAGAAACTCTCAAAAAATATCGATTAACTGAAATCTTTATGAGCTAA
- a CDS encoding ABC transporter ATP-binding protein yields MQNILSVQSLTKKFDDFTAVKEISFNVEAGSIFAFLGPNGAGKSTTIKMLTTVLKPTSGEISINGFNALKEQDKARASFGIVFQDSSLDEELTAYENIVYHAVIYKVPKKERDERIRKALEIVGLWNRREDYVKNYSGGMKRRLEIARALVHYPKILFLDEPTVGLDPQTRNSIWDHIKKLNEERNMTIFLTTHYMEEAEAVADQIAIIDHGKIIESGTVEEIKKRTETESLEEAFLKLTGRDIRDDNDSGNKVRTIRGMRRRRTRH; encoded by the coding sequence ATGCAAAACATACTCTCAGTCCAATCTCTCACAAAGAAATTTGACGATTTTACAGCTGTAAAAGAGATAAGCTTCAACGTTGAAGCCGGTTCGATCTTTGCTTTTCTCGGTCCAAACGGGGCAGGCAAGTCAACAACTATCAAAATGCTCACAACGGTTTTGAAGCCCACATCAGGGGAAATAAGCATTAACGGTTTCAATGCGCTTAAAGAACAGGATAAAGCCCGTGCGTCTTTCGGGATAGTCTTTCAGGATTCCAGCCTTGATGAAGAACTGACTGCTTATGAGAACATTGTTTACCATGCAGTCATTTATAAAGTACCTAAAAAGGAGAGAGATGAAAGAATCCGAAAAGCCCTGGAAATTGTCGGGCTCTGGAACAGGCGGGAAGATTATGTTAAAAATTATTCAGGCGGCATGAAGCGCAGGCTTGAGATCGCTCGGGCGCTTGTCCATTATCCTAAAATTCTTTTCCTCGATGAGCCCACAGTTGGCCTGGACCCCCAGACTCGAAACTCTATATGGGACCATATCAAAAAGTTGAACGAAGAAAGAAATATGACAATTTTTCTGACCACGCATTACATGGAAGAAGCCGAAGCAGTTGCAGACCAGATTGCAATCATTGACCATGGAAAGATTATAGAGTCCGGCACTGTTGAAGAAATAAAGAAACGGACAGAAACCGAATCCCTGGAAGAGGCTTTTTTGAAATTGACAGGTAGGGACATCAGGGACGATAACGATTCCGGAAACAAAGTACGAACTATAAGAGGCATGAGGAGGAGGAGGACCAGGCATTGA
- a CDS encoding ABC transporter permease produces the protein MIEVIYILWLRQLKHYWRSKARLLGSLGQPLLFLVTFGFGFGPMYTRASGGANYLDFLAPGIVSMSILFTAVFSGLEVIWDRQFGFLKETMVAPISRTEIMIGKTFGGATIAMIQGLIVLSLTYLMGFRIPNLASLAVGLVFMFLIAIFFTGLGLAIASKMKDMQGFQLIMNFLIMPIFFLSGALFPLENLPQAIYFVSRIDPLTYGVDGLRGAIAGVSVFGIYNDLAIIGLLSVLVCLIGAFMFSKIEA, from the coding sequence TTGATCGAGGTAATCTATATCCTCTGGCTCAGACAATTAAAACACTACTGGCGCTCAAAAGCGAGGTTGTTGGGTTCTCTCGGGCAGCCCCTGCTTTTTCTGGTAACATTTGGATTCGGGTTCGGTCCAATGTATACAAGAGCAAGCGGAGGAGCAAACTACCTGGATTTTCTTGCACCGGGAATTGTTTCAATGTCTATCCTGTTTACGGCTGTATTTTCCGGGCTTGAAGTCATCTGGGACAGACAATTCGGCTTTCTTAAGGAGACTATGGTAGCTCCGATCTCAAGGACAGAAATTATGATCGGAAAAACCTTTGGAGGTGCGACCATAGCCATGATCCAGGGCCTGATCGTACTGAGCCTGACTTATTTAATGGGGTTCAGGATTCCAAACCTTGCAAGCCTTGCTGTTGGGCTGGTTTTTATGTTCCTGATAGCTATCTTCTTTACAGGTCTCGGCCTTGCCATAGCCTCAAAAATGAAAGATATGCAGGGTTTTCAGTTGATCATGAACTTCCTGATTATGCCTATCTTCTTTCTTTCCGGTGCTCTCTTTCCACTTGAGAATTTACCGCAAGCGATCTATTTTGTGAGCAGGATCGATCCTCTTACCTATGGAGTAGACGGCTTAAGAGGAGCCATTGCCGGAGTAAGTGTGTTTGGTATCTATAATGACCTGGCAATAATAGGTTTACTCTCTGTTCTTGTTTGTTTGATCGGAGCATTCATGTTTTCAAAAATAGAGGCATAA
- a CDS encoding LysE family transporter — MLGLIEFLALGSFLGLAAGTSPGPLLAVTISETLQHGKWEGIKVAVSPLITDLPIVLSVLFVLSHLTNYDFIIGVIAFFGASYLIYSGIESLKIKKDSIELKVEKENALKKGVIVNFGNPHPYVFWFSIGGPIIFKSLNTNLSATGLFILGFYSFLVGSKVVITLIVEKSKPFINSKYYFSIIRALGIAQIIFGLTFIKVGLSFLNIM; from the coding sequence GTGCTAGGTCTTATTGAATTTTTAGCTCTTGGTTCATTCCTAGGCCTTGCTGCAGGAACATCTCCAGGCCCACTGCTTGCCGTGACCATTTCAGAAACTCTGCAGCATGGCAAGTGGGAAGGAATAAAGGTTGCAGTGTCTCCTTTAATTACGGATCTGCCAATTGTTTTATCCGTACTGTTTGTGCTGTCGCATCTGACAAATTATGATTTTATCATCGGAGTCATTGCGTTTTTTGGGGCTTCGTATCTCATATATTCGGGAATCGAATCGCTGAAAATCAAAAAAGACAGCATTGAATTAAAAGTAGAAAAAGAAAATGCCCTTAAAAAAGGAGTTATTGTGAATTTTGGAAATCCACATCCATATGTCTTCTGGTTTTCCATAGGCGGGCCAATAATTTTTAAGAGCCTGAATACTAATCTTTCAGCTACAGGTCTGTTCATATTAGGGTTTTATAGCTTTCTTGTCGGATCAAAAGTAGTAATTACATTAATTGTGGAAAAGTCAAAACCTTTTATAAACAGTAAATATTACTTTTCTATTATCCGTGCTTTAGGAATTGCACAGATTATCTTTGGACTGACTTTTATTAAAGTGGGCTTGAGTTTTCTAAATATTATGTAA
- a CDS encoding MscL family protein, whose protein sequence is MELLSEFKDFLYEYKVIPLAIAFIMGIVSTALIKSLVDNIIMPIITPFVPGGAWKTATFEIGPIVLGWGAFLGELVNFIIIAFVVFMIAKKVLKEEKVEKK, encoded by the coding sequence ATGGAGCTTCTAAGTGAGTTTAAGGATTTCCTTTATGAATACAAGGTAATTCCACTTGCAATTGCCTTCATTATGGGTATCGTATCCACGGCTCTGATAAAGTCGCTTGTGGATAATATCATAATGCCGATTATCACACCTTTCGTGCCTGGCGGAGCCTGGAAAACGGCAACCTTTGAAATTGGGCCAATAGTACTGGGTTGGGGAGCTTTTCTGGGAGAACTGGTAAACTTTATTATTATTGCATTCGTGGTCTTCATGATCGCAAAAAAGGTGCTGAAAGAGGAGAAAGTGGAAAAAAAGTAA